One Alteromonas sp. KC3 DNA segment encodes these proteins:
- a CDS encoding sulfotransferase domain-containing protein, whose protein sequence is MKSKVTDSTTKISKYIKPFYQQIRYATNSSSRIVAILGCQRSGTTLLSRVLDSFTYTRTFGEFSSLSSECPNNIRLNGLSDVKVTLGKVKAPLIVMKPLVESQNAISLLDTLENITAVWLYRNYLDVALSDLKKFPKTSGRGNLQPILDRDENNWRSQNVPKELVETVKAVYSDSLTELDCACLFWFVRNSLFFYQGLEKREDVVLWKYENLMFEPEKHFSKLSDKLKVDLLDYDFSKTFSKSSIKKESGTKLNDEVERLCQTLMTKLDAHCVS, encoded by the coding sequence ATGAAAAGTAAAGTTACAGACTCCACAACAAAAATTTCAAAATATATTAAGCCGTTCTATCAGCAAATTAGATATGCCACTAACTCGTCGTCAAGAATCGTCGCGATACTAGGGTGTCAAAGGTCAGGCACAACATTACTATCCAGAGTACTCGACTCTTTTACCTACACTCGTACTTTTGGAGAATTTAGTTCGCTATCATCAGAATGCCCGAATAACATAAGATTAAACGGTTTATCAGATGTAAAAGTGACGCTAGGTAAAGTCAAAGCTCCTCTAATAGTCATGAAGCCCTTAGTCGAGAGCCAGAATGCCATTAGTCTATTGGACACGCTTGAGAATATTACTGCTGTTTGGTTGTATCGGAATTATCTCGATGTGGCACTCTCTGACCTTAAAAAGTTTCCAAAAACATCTGGCCGAGGAAATTTGCAACCTATTCTCGATCGTGATGAGAATAATTGGCGCTCACAAAATGTTCCTAAAGAATTAGTTGAAACTGTAAAGGCAGTTTATTCAGATTCACTCACAGAATTGGATTGTGCTTGTCTGTTTTGGTTTGTAAGAAACTCACTATTTTTCTATCAAGGGTTGGAAAAGCGTGAAGATGTGGTTCTGTGGAAATATGAAAACCTCATGTTTGAACCAGAGAAACATTTTTCAAAGCTATCTGACAAACTAAAAGTAGACCTTTTAGACTATGATTTTTCAAAGACATTTTCAAAAAGCTCTATAAAAAAAGAAAGTGGTACTAAGTTAAATGATGAGGTGGAGAGGCTTTGTCAAACGTTGATGACTAAACTTGATGCACATTGCGTGAGTTAA